A genomic window from Planococcus rifietoensis includes:
- the pyk gene encoding pyruvate kinase has product MRKTKIVCTIGPASESPEVLEQLMKAGMNVARLNFSHGDHDEHALRIKRIREASEKTGITVGILLDTKGPEIRTHKMENDSIELETNQEITISMTEVLGTKEMFSITYDKLIEDVHEGSTILLDDGLIELRVTSIDKERGQIHTIVENAGTLKTKKGVNVPGVSVQLPGITEKDAADLLFGIEQDVDFVAASFVRRRSDVMEIRSLLEKNGGSHIQIIPKIENQEGVDNLDEIIMVSDGLMVARGDLGVEIPAEEVPIVQKSMINKCNSAGKPVITATQMLDSMQRNPRPTRAEASDVANAIFDGTDAIMLSGETAAGLYPVESVETMHRIAETTEAALDHKQIVSNRRKEKESNMTEAIGQAVAYTALNLRVQAILAPTESGHTAKMISKYRPGSPVIAVTSTARTARKLTLIWGVQPIVGTRVESTDEMLDVAVVEALKHGLIKHGDLVIITAGVPVGEAGTTNLMKLRVIGDILAKGQGIGKSVGFGEAVVVRNAEEALAMDTEGKIIVTYGTDRDMMDAINNCAGIVTEEGGLTSHAAVVGLSLGIPVIVGVKDAVTKVESGQDITIDADAGVIYHGHASV; this is encoded by the coding sequence TTGAGAAAAACGAAAATCGTCTGCACAATCGGGCCGGCAAGTGAATCACCGGAAGTACTAGAACAATTGATGAAAGCGGGCATGAACGTTGCCCGGCTGAACTTCTCGCACGGCGATCACGATGAGCATGCCTTGCGCATCAAGCGCATCCGTGAAGCTTCAGAGAAGACCGGCATCACAGTTGGGATTCTATTGGATACAAAAGGCCCTGAAATCAGAACCCATAAAATGGAAAATGATTCCATTGAACTTGAAACCAACCAGGAAATCACGATTTCGATGACAGAGGTACTGGGTACGAAAGAAATGTTTTCAATCACATATGACAAGTTGATTGAAGATGTACACGAAGGCTCTACGATTTTGCTGGATGATGGCTTGATCGAATTGCGCGTTACAAGCATTGACAAAGAACGCGGCCAGATCCATACAATCGTTGAAAATGCCGGTACATTGAAAACCAAAAAAGGCGTTAACGTTCCAGGCGTATCCGTACAATTGCCAGGAATCACTGAAAAAGACGCGGCCGATCTTCTATTCGGCATTGAACAGGATGTCGACTTTGTCGCTGCATCATTTGTCCGCAGACGTTCGGATGTTATGGAAATTCGTAGCTTGCTGGAGAAAAATGGCGGATCGCATATCCAGATCATTCCGAAGATTGAAAACCAGGAAGGCGTCGATAACTTGGATGAAATCATCATGGTTTCAGACGGCCTGATGGTTGCACGTGGAGATCTTGGTGTAGAAATTCCTGCAGAAGAAGTGCCGATTGTTCAAAAATCGATGATAAACAAATGCAATAGTGCAGGGAAGCCGGTAATTACGGCGACTCAAATGCTGGATTCCATGCAGCGCAACCCGCGACCGACTCGCGCAGAAGCGAGCGATGTCGCGAATGCTATCTTTGATGGCACGGACGCCATCATGCTATCAGGCGAAACGGCAGCAGGGCTTTATCCGGTAGAATCAGTCGAAACGATGCACCGCATTGCAGAGACAACGGAAGCTGCACTTGACCATAAACAAATCGTTTCCAACCGCCGCAAAGAAAAAGAATCGAATATGACCGAAGCGATCGGCCAAGCGGTTGCATACACAGCGCTTAACTTGCGCGTGCAGGCAATTTTGGCGCCGACCGAGAGCGGCCATACGGCTAAAATGATTTCCAAATACCGTCCAGGTTCGCCGGTCATTGCAGTGACATCAACTGCACGGACTGCGCGCAAACTGACTTTGATCTGGGGCGTCCAGCCGATTGTCGGAACACGCGTTGAATCGACAGATGAAATGCTCGATGTCGCAGTGGTAGAAGCGCTTAAGCACGGCTTGATTAAGCACGGCGACCTTGTCATCATTACAGCGGGCGTTCCTGTGGGTGAAGCAGGAACAACGAACTTGATGAAACTGCGCGTCATCGGCGACATCTTGGCGAAAGGGCAAGGTATCGGCAAGAGCGTCGGCTTCGGCGAAGCAGTTGTTGTGCGCAATGCTGAAGAAGCATTGGCAATGGACACCGAAGGCAAAATCATCGTCACTTACGGTACTGACCGCGACATGATGGACGCCATCAATAATTGTGCAGGCATCGTGACCGAAGAAGGCGGTTTGACAAGCCACGCAGCAGTAGTGGGGTTAAGCCTTGGGATTCCGGTAATCGTCGGCGTTAAAGATGCAGTGACGAAAGTCGAATCAGGCCAGGATATCACGATCGATGCAGATGCAGGCGTCATTTATCACGGTCATGCAAGCGTATAA